A stretch of Castanea sativa cultivar Marrone di Chiusa Pesio chromosome 2, ASM4071231v1 DNA encodes these proteins:
- the LOC142625416 gene encoding B3 domain-containing transcription factor VRN1-like, which produces MVRPRRQRQRQPSFSEDNPEFFKVFLPNTCSHEISIPQAFIKYFNGTIPKRAILKDQTGKSWRVGLEQTNRRLCFNNGWHCFASDHSLEFGDFLIFKFNRSSLFEVKIFSKTGCKKEQAAPIGKPIPFVNLEEDSKTELACSRPTRIGKRKRSEVGLKKIEAGGSSEASRHKLKRTTGTNLTKTPHFDRMYYGKPKQLIREDCTSSRASLALEAARKFISENPFIKVLITSARLKCAHMDVPSGFIKKYKRGTTRIVMLQVANRSWPVKLLVYPRASYKLSAGWSAFMKENTLKEGDVCVFELIKRDDIVLKVNIFRGIN; this is translated from the exons aTGGTGAGGCCTCgcagacagagacagagacagccCTCTTTCTCGGAAGACAACCCCGAGTTCTTCAAAGTTTTCCTGCCAAATACTTGCTCTCATGAAAta TCTATACCTCAAGCTTTTATCAAGTATTTCAATGGAACTATACCAAAGAGGGCCATTCTTAAAGATCAGACTGGAAAGTCTTGGCGTGTGGGACTGGAACAAACTAACAGGCGCTTGTGTTTTAACAATGGATGGCACTGTTTTGCAAGTGACCATTCTCTGGAATTTGGGGAtttcctaatttttaaattcaatagaAGTTCTTTGTTTGAAGTTAAGATATTCAGTAAAACTGGATGCAAGAAGGAACAAGCTGCACCTATTGGTAAGCCTATTCCATTTGTGAATTTGGAAGAAGATTCTAAAACAGAGCTGGCTTGTAGCAGACCCACCCGTATTGGCAAGCGAAAGCGTTCAGAAGTTGGCCTCAAGAAAATTGAAGCAGGCG GTTCATCTGAAGCTAGTCGGCATAAATTGAAAAGAACTACTGGAACAAATCTTACGAAGACTCCACACTTTGATAGAATGTACtatg GCAAGCCGAAACAGTTGATACGTGAAGATTGCACATCTTCCCGTGCTTCTTTAGCCCTTGAAGCTGCCAGGAAATTCATCTCGGAGAATCCTTTCATTAAGGTCCTTATAACCTCAGCTCGTCTGAAGTGTGCACATATG GACGTGCCTAGTGGTTTTATCAAGAAGTATAAAAGAGGAACTACACGCATTGTGATGCTCCAAGTTGCAAATCGATCGTGGCCCGTGAAGCTGCTAGTTTATCCACGGGCATCATATAAGCTCTCTGCTGGTTGGTCTGCATTTATGAAGGAAAATACTTTGAAAGAAGGAGATGTTTGCGTCTTTGAGCTGATTAAGAGGGATGACATAGTGTTGAAAGTCAACATTTTTAGAGGTATCAATTAA
- the LOC142623922 gene encoding putative membrane protein At3g27390, protein MEVPKGFLSCLCYFIFFLPVFVFLFVLGIIKGAIFSPFVFLVIAFGDIGVVIGLWPLHLVWSIYCIMRTKKFGPFMKCLLILIVPIPIALWTVVGVVGSAIMGIGYGYVWPVLETFRAISIEGVPLHMKLFRCFTDGTWSNVWGACTIVGDFADFSFHSYFSVMDGLLESKGEEPIELKVTQIPGCILAAILGILVDVPLITLIVLYKTPILLFKGWHRLIQDLVGREGPFLETVCVPFAGIWILLWPIVVLLATLLGTLSSLGFGCYAAVVAYQENSTKRGLLYVIASLSIFDEYTNDLLYLQEGSCFPRPRYREQISSSSSLLPVKGLHEQVEAIRTNEPLIRTPSIKNTLKAAVIWDSFFQACEDIGKELLRDGAIGLQDLDAWRHSKNKIVNIGIPAYAFLDCFLRSIKSGSIGFLMRVNIEITSVNRPEGRAFDWLYEPMCIIKDQIRSLNLQETEELYFYKHCLYGGGAVRIESWQNGGIPPHDEIKRAQLEGISRRLQGFCLTLSRLPTSRRRFLEVVKAIEHEGKNSIGIESEYETGAAP, encoded by the exons ATGGAAGTTCCAAAGGGATTCTTGAGCTGCCTCTGTTACTTCATCTTCTTCCTTCctgtttttgtgtttctttttgttcttgGAATCATCAAAG GTGCCATCTTCAGTCCCTTTGTATTTCTGGTTATTGCTTTTGGAGATATTGGCGTTGTCATTGGGTTATGGCCCCTTCATCTTGTTTGGAGTATCTATTGTATCATGAG AACAAAGAAGTTTGGCCCATTTATGAAATGCCTTCTGATTTTGATTGTACCAATACCAATAGCACTATGGACAGTGGTTGGAGTTGTTGGAAGTGCGATTATGGGTATAGGATATGGCTATGTTTGGCCTGTCCTGGAGACATTTAGGGCTATCAGCATTGAAGGTGTTCCACTTCATATGAAGTTATTTAGGTGCTTCACG gatggaacttggagcaACGTTTGGGGTGCGTGCACCATTGTGGGCGATTTTGCTGATTTTTCCTTCCACTCATACTTCTCTGTTATGGACGGGCTGCTTGAATCAAAGGGGGAGGAGCCCATTGAGCTTAA GGTTACTCAGATTCCTGGTTGCATTTTGGCTGCAATTCTTGGGATTTTGGTTGATGTCCCCTTAATCACTTTAATAGTTCTATACAAAACACCTATATTGCTATTCAAAGGTTGGCACCGGCTAATACAAGATCTTGTTGGGAGAGAGGGCCCATTCTTAGAAACTGTTTGTGTTCCTTTTGCTGGGATTTGGATCTTGTTGTGGCCAATTGTGGTTCTTCTGGCAACTTTGCTTGGTACGTTATCCAGTTTGGGCTTCGGTTGTTATGCGGCAGTTGTTGCATATCAG gaaaattcgACGAAGAGAGGACTGCTCTATGTAATTGCTTCTTTGTCTATATTTGATGAGTACACCAACGATTTGCTCTACCTGCAAGAAGGGTCCTGCTTCCCCAG ACCTAGATATCGTGAGCAGATTAGTTCAAGTTCTTCACTGCTTCCTGTGAAGGGACTGCATGAACAAGTTGAAGCTATTCGTACCAATGAACCATTGATAAGGACTCCTAGCATAAAGAATACACTGAAGGCTGCAGTG ATATGGGATAGTTTCTTTCAAGCATGTGAGGATATTGGGAAGGAGCTTCTTAGAGATGGTGCCATTGGACTTCAGGATCTTGATGCATGGAGACACTCAAAGAACAAGATAGTTAACATTGGAATTCCTGCATATGCATTTCTTGACTGCTTTCTCCGTTCTATCAAGAGTGGCTCCATTGGTTTTCTCATGC GTGTCAATATAGAGATAACGAGTGTTAATAGACCAGAAGGAAGGGCATTCGACTGGCTCTATGAGCCAATGTGTATCATAAAAGACCAAATCAGGAGTCTAAATTTACAAGAAACTGAGGAGTTGTATTTTTACAAACACTGTCTGTATGGTGGTGGTGCGGTGAGAATTGAATCATGGCAGAATGGAGGCATTCCCCCTCATGATGAAATCAAAAGAGCTCAGCTGGAGGGTATAAGTAGAAG GTTACAAGGGTTTTGTTTGACATTGTCAAGGCTGCCAACATCAAGGCGTCGGTTCTTAGAAGTTGTGAAAGCTATTGAGCATGAAGGAAAGAACTCTATTGGCATTGAGAGTGAATATGAGACTGGAGCAGCTCCATAG